caattaaaagataaaaataaactggATGAAAAACCACATATTTGTTCACAAGACATACACCTTAAATGTAAGAATATGGAAGACTGAAAATAGAACAATGGAAATAACATACCATATAAAcacaaaccaaaagaaagctggaatggCTATCACAGCATCAGATGGAAGTAGAAATTAAGGTAAAAATCACTGGCTAAAGAAGGATGTTTCATAGTATTAAGAGGGTCATCTACGAGGAAGGAATAAAAATTCTATGTTTTATATGCACATAACAACTGAACTTCAGATATAAATAAGAAATTGACAACTAAACTAAAAACCCATATCATAAAAGATTCTAACAGACCTTTCTCATGAACAAGTAGTTAAAAACAGCAAACACATGGCTGACATAAACAGCACACAATTAATAATATCAgaaccaaaaacaaaataatacgcATTCTTTCCAACTGGATCTGGAACATTTATCTAAATTGGGTCAAAAGCAAACCAACAaattacaaatgagtgaaatattaTGGTGTATGTTATTTGACTACAACATTAAGCTAAAAGGcaataaaatgataatttaagTAACACAATGCTGAATAAAAAACTGCCTTGAGAAAAAACACTTAAATACAGGGAACATTTTCTCTAAAGCCAAATGTATAAATGCCTAATGTACAGCATATACAtatcacatgaaaaaaatttacTGGTAAAGAGacttcagttttacttttctctttattattttacataattttatgaAATTTGAGACTATCAGTTTCTACaactgaaatattttcaagttaTGGTGTTCTTCAAAGCACACCCTCAGAGAAATACCTGGTGGGTGGTGGAAGCCAAAGAGGAATGGGTTATACATAAAATTTAGACAACTTTAAGGACTGCTTTTTTTAGAATGAACATCAGAGTTTCTTCTAAATTCTTAGGTACGTTCAAAGCCAATTATTCTACTGTAACTTCTTCAACTTCTCTTACTTTTAATAAACTGCAGActgtttaaaagaaacaaaattctggCTCTTCCATCTTTAAACAGAGCTGCTAACCTGGGGAGGCCAAACGCACTGATTTTATGTATTGTGACTAAGGCGATGCAATGTTAAAAGTTACTCTGACGTTTTCTGAGGAAAGTAATAAATAGAATGTActgataattcaaaataaaagctgtGCCCTCTAAAAGAAAATCCTATTCCACAATAGCCTAATTATTTTCTActcctgtattttaaaaatagtaaattcACATTACATTGATTTAGTAAGAagttaaaattttgaaaacaccACTGTACATGTAAGGAAATAAGACAGGTATTTTAATTGCTAATAAAGACAAGACCTGTACTTCACAAATGTATGGTTGTTTTCTGCAGTAttattcaatcattcatttatgcatttcTTCACTCAAcacaatatttactgaatgatctGAATACTGGGTAGAAAGGCATAAGACAATCTTTGCCTTCTATGAGACTGCATGCCAGAGAGACTAGCTATAAACATATGCCCAGATGAATCTATAATTCAGATGAAGGGTGgtatgaagaaaagaaagcagattaAGGGGGAAGAGAGTGGCAGGAGGAGGGAGTGGGGTGGAAGTTGGCTAGTTTAGACAGCATTGTGAAAAAAGGCCTGTCTGATACTTCAATGAAAGGAGAGAGGACCATGGaagaaaaatgagacaaaaataagccaggcatattTCAAGTACAGCAAGAAGAATTAAACACAtcataagaattttattttacacAGCACTGTGTACTGTTTTTTTGACACCTACATCCCAAACaagcataaaattataaaatgtttttgaaactaCCTGGTCGAATTGTACTGTCTCTTCCAAACAGATGAAGGCGTCTTCTACCAAGACAAAAATGTTCAATTATATGAAAAATTTCTACAGGTTTTTCTATATTGCCGATTTCGGGTTCTTCTGTGATAATCAAGTCAATGTCAACATTAGCATGAATGAAGTCCCCATCTGTGCTACGCTTAACAGTTCCTTTGATCCCCATAAGGCAGTGTTCCTGAGTAACAATGAGAGCAGACCAATTAGTCTCTTTTCATCAACAGTCATATATATatcataccattttacatttccaatcTCCCCAATTCCAAAATAGTCTTCATTTCCCTGAATCTTTGGGATATATTTCTATGAGCAAAAACCACAACAGGAAGACCTAGATCTTGGAATGCGGAAGGGTTGCAAGGGGGGCTAGACACAAGAGTTTAAACTTGAAGCCCTGCCATTTTAGAATGAGATCACCATGAACTCTTTTCCTCTGGAACACTTGATAATAACTTTTTGCTAGTAATGGAAACATGGCACTTCCATGGAGCCTTAAAATGTTGTTATATGAGGCCTCATATGATCTAAGATCAAAACTATATGTAAGTGTAAGCATTTTTATATAGAGAGGGGGCTTAAAGCCTGGATATAGACTTCTCAACACTCAACGTAAGTAAATGTGAAAAtcaaacaattttctttttttgtttgtttttttgaccTTCTCTATTTACCCTGGATGGCAGGGGTAtggattaaataaatttaatcttTCACTTGACTCCATAAACCAGTAGTGGCAAGGATAGCTTAGGTTGTTCCCTTCAAAAGAATCCAGTCtaagaaataataagaaagaCCCTCCCTCTGGTAGCTCCCTGAAGAGTGAAAGACTGGAGAACAGACTGTTAAATCCTGATACTAGCAGGGCAGTTGTATGATGCAGAGGTTCTCAGGGGTTCTTAtgcaggaaaaagaaggaaagagaagagaaacttGCCTCTAAGCTGGCCAGCTTTGTGTCTGGTTGCCATCTCTTTTTTTGGgctcagagaaaaggaaaaaatctggGGGTGGGTCAAAAGTACCAAAAGCTCATATCTGATAAATTATGGCAATTTAGGCCATGTAGGAATACCTTCTCCAACACAGTGGAGGTTGATCTaacatactgaatattttaaagttcatttGGATGTATTACTGTAATGCTCAATGCCATTTGTAAGTCTAAGAAAAGGACCTTTCCACAATAATTAAACAATAAACAGACATTTGGAAAAGCCtgacagaaaataatgaaaataaagaaaacaaaagagtaaAGGTAATACCTTTGTTCTCTGGAAGACAGCCTTTGGATCTAAAGTCTTAGTCTTCCCAGGATTGTTTTTATTGGTTTTAATCCAACAAATATCTTCACATCTTCTGTAACCCCACTTTCGTAAAcactaaaagtgaaagaaaagagaaatcattaGCTAAAAGAAGTAAACAATACTTAACCAGCCAGTATTAAAAATCTTCCTAAAGGTTTGGGACACTAAAGTCCAAGGTGTCATGGTAATTTTGTTTTAGGgaagaaatagacaaagaaaTGTTAGTCTTTAAATATATAGTCATTAAGTGAAATACATATACCTTTTggatattaatataatatatagttAAATATCAAAACAGAGAAAGGATTATATAATATGCCAATTATTTAATAGTACCTTCCATTGCCTTCAATAGAAAATGGGTTTTTAAATCAGTCCCTTTTTCGTGAAATAATTCAAAAGATAATTTGATTCTTGCCACCTCAATTTTCTATactctcacaaaactaaaaacttttgAGAATTTTCTATTTGCCAACTTCAAAAgagtcttatttttatttaatattaacaaCCTCAAAAAAATCAGACTTAAAATGGTTATGTATGTCTCTTTATTGTATAaagctttatttttatctttatgtaatctacaaaacagatttcaacatTAGTGTCCTAGAATGTTGCATACAAATATGTATACAATGCTCAGAATAGCATTTTGAAGGCCTACCATTTGTAGGTGCTGGCTACATGctggaaataaaaacatgaaaaagataCAGTACTTATCCCAACTAACTGAAGAgcaaaaaagggagaaataaataaattgtgcagGACAATATTGTTGGTACTATGATCAAGTACATAGAAAAATAGAGCATAAAACGCAGGCAATATTCAGGAATGCTCTCAATGTGTGAAGTGAGCTACACATCAAAATGAgacttagatttttattttaaaatcttgaaaATCAAGATCAGTATCTATTCCTATTGCCAAATATTTGTTTTGTACTTGATGTTCATTAAACGTCACAAGGGCTTAAACCCTACATGCCCTAATCAATCTACCAAAAGCTCATGAGTATTCTCACATTGAATTATTCTTATAATCATTTCTGGCCAAAATCTGCTTTCACCAGTATGATAAACTGttgtataaatgaataaaataaaacctccTGATCAACTTTCAACCTAAATTGGGGGGGCGGGAGGAAAGCCCAAAGACACACATTAGACCTAATAAAGGTAAATGCCAACATACCTATAAAAACATACAGTATGTTTCTattctcttagcttttgaaaAGCATCTAAGGGAGgcaccagcaaaaaaaaaagaagttaataaATGACAGTAACAATGATTTTACTCAACAGTTTCAAATTTACTATAGATAAAAAGAATACAAAGTTAACTGTAGAATTTCAAGATTTGAGCATAAATTTATCTCAATATAATCCTACTTAAATTCTTTACCTGTCAAATGGACACTTCCTAAAATTaccaggattaaatgagatcatttgtTGCATAGCAAGCAGCATGTCCTAAAAATGGAAAGTATCACCCACTAACAAGTGAGGAAACCGAAACCCAGTAGAGTTAAGTATCTCTTCACCTAAACTTTCACTGTTGGACAGCAGAATTGAGACCAGAAGTGAAGACTTCTAATACCTAGCCACAATGCTCCCATTATTTTTGGATAAGAAAGCATGTTAttttcacagagaagacaagtagtgagtctacagcatcttactacgctgatggacagtgactgtaatggggtttgtggggtgggggacttggtgaaggggggagtctagtaaccataatgttcttcatgtaactgtagattaatgataataaaatgaattttaaaaaaagaaagcatgttATTTTATTTCCACTTAGAAATCTAAATATTCCAATCAAAAAAGAGCAAAGTTCTAAAATACGCTAAGTGTAAGGTACTTAAAATTAATTGAAGTGTTACAACTTTCTCACTCCCTTTCATTCAAACAGTTATGTTCCAGATGCTGTTATTTTTCCAATTTGATTTGGCTTATATTTGCAATTCAGATATTAATGTTACTCAGAAGAATAGTACTCATGAGCAGTATGTGACACTAAGCAACTTGCTTTTGAGCTTTAATTTGGTTTCAAATCTCTAAACTGTTTTCTTCCTGCCTTTGTACTACATAACATTTTGAATTACTCATCCCGAGTGCTGGTGAACAAGGGGTGCCACCTTTTGTACATTCTTTCCTGAACATTTTTTTCACCTGAATATTTTAGTATTATTCAAGAAACAAAGGACACATTAATAACATTAATCTTCAAACTTCTTATGCAACATATTGcgttacttatttttcttatgaGTTTAAAAATCCACTCTAGAAAACATCATCTTACCACTCTTCCAAGGTCCAATCCCTCCCCAGAACCacaccagagaaaaataaatgatcgAGGTGCTGCAATCTCATCAATTTCTAGCTTCATAATCTGTAAGAAATCAAAACAATATTGCACAAACGTATTTGTTTCCCATTCATCCTAAATCCAAAAGAATAACCAGAGATTTATCAGGACTTTAAGTAGATGTGTTCTTTAAATGTACTAATTTTCATTAGGAAATATAATGGACAATAAGTTTTATCCCTAAAACTTGTTCTACTATTGTTTTCATATTCTCTTTTAAGACAATACACATGTGCATTCAGATACATATGTACACGGAAAGAAATTATAGGAAATCTTATTTATAGAATAATGAAATTTTGTCAGATGTAGCTTGAGAGAAACCCTTTACCCatttagagaaaaagagactcaAATAAGAGAGATTAAATTATTCCAAAGTTAGGggcaaaatttaaatgaaataaaacaattagGGAGGAATTGATTTCTAGTATCTACAGAACacactattataaaataaaatttcagactACCTTAACTCTGAAATGCCAAAAAAGTATAGTCTATAATTTTGTTTGCCTTTTATGTGTTGAGTGTgtcacattaaaaagaaaagctctTGAATAATTAAATCTCTAAATTTTGGGAATACCATATACTCATATAAATGAATGTAAAAGCAAATATTATatggtgttctttttctttcagctttctGTCACAGTTAAGAAGTTTCAGAGGCCACCGTTCAGCCAAGTATTTGCAAGTTTCATTTACTAAGATAATCTTAATTTCTACCTAACAAATCCTTTTGAGTTATAACTATATCATCTCTAACTGAATCTAGGTAGAAACATTATTTGACAGTAATGATGGAAATGTTACAATATATACAAACCTATTTTATACTTCTGACTCAAAGTCTTGAATCTCTCCTTATCTAATATTTTCATAGCAATATGAATAAATATGCAATACAAACACATATCCTTAAATACATTTATGTAATAGAGCTAACAATACATGATGACCCACATTTAGTGAAGAACATTAAACAAGGTACTCTCCCTTGACTGCAATTTTAAATGCCAAGTGTTGGTATTTTGAGTAAGTGCTTATATTTTTAACCAAAACACACTAACCACTACTGGATCTCTAATGTGAAAAAGAATACTTGTGAAATCCAAACACTTTTCttgcttacattttatttattatataactaTTGGTACTTTCTTTAAGATATTATCACATAAAGATTAAGAGCTTAGGGCTATGGGGCCAGACAAAAAAATATGCCAGCCAGAGCTGTTCAGTGAAATTAAACTGAAATCAAGGAAATGCACATAAAATGAAATTCCtgtattttgaaaacttttagtTTGTTACATATAATTGAAGATCTTGTGCTTCCCTGACCAAACCTCAGAGATTGgctagagaaaataaattcaaCCTGACTACTAATCAAAGAcataagatttattttttcagtttgcttttcttttgactAAACTGACCAAGATTGCTTTTGTGTTATTAACCAATTTTGATGAGATCTGGTGAAATGGGTATGTCTTACACACCACTGAGGGAACAAATTTATACAACCTGTTTGGAAAATACATCAGCATTAATTATCAAGAGCATTGTGTATTTAACATTAAGTCTTGGGAAGACTATATACTGTGTACTTTCCTAAATTTCAACCATAAGCACAGATCACATACATCatcaaaaaggaaaaactttTTTAAGTGGTAAGAGCCATAAACAATGTAAATAAAAGTACCAGATATATTGAAACCTGTAGGAAAGctttaaggaagaaaaactgGAGGTTCACcttgaagaataaatattgttaacAATAGGAGGACAGGGGAGGTTTCAAAGCAGTTTTCCAAGACACTCCCATCTTTGCTTTCCCTACTTCTCTTCTGTGCTCAACACTCCTGATTCTCTCCCTGAAACTCCCTATTCCCTTGGCTTCTAGGACATTCATACCCTCTTAGTTCTCTTCATTCATCTCTTCCCATTCTTTTCACATCTTTTACATGTGCCTCTGAAATGTGAAAGGCTTTACTGTCAATCCACATTTTATCTTGAGACACTATCTCAGGACAAATTCTTCTATTCTCATAGGTTTAATATGTTAATCTGTATTTTAAGACCAGATCTATCTGCCCATTAAGTTTCATATTCTTATTACAGTCTCCACTTGCATGTCTCACATACACCTCAAAATCAACATGTTCAGTATTATCTAATCCCTCTAGTCCTGCTTCTTAAATCTACTTTCTTCTCAACTGGTGATAATCCACTTATCCCAAGACTCAAATCTTTGAGTCATCCTTACTTTGTACCCTCACTCAAATTTGTACACTCACCGAAAGTATCTACTGAACATTACTAAGTAACACCCTCCCTCCTATTCTTACTACCATCACCCCAACTCAGGATCCCTTCATCTCGTAGGTAGGCTACTGCAGTCTTCTATCTGCTGTCCCTTCTCCAGACTTCTTTTCCTCTAGTCCATCCTCCACACACTAATCTGACCATTTCACTACTGATTAAAGCCCTTCAAAGACTCCTTAATGTCTTTAGGATAAAACTCCAAGCTTCTAAGAAGACATCGCAAGACAGTCTCAATCTGTGTTCTAACAATATCAATGAGCATAGGACACCCACTTCCACCCTGCCCCAAATCAGATATTATCTTTGCCTCCAACACTTATGCTCTTACTGTTCCTTCTGCTTTGAGTCCCTGTCCCAACCCTTCTTCATCTGGCCAACTCCAACTAATCCATTCATATTATTCATGTGTCACCACCTCCTCTTTGCTCACGTGCCCCATCTTCCAAGGTTTAGTCAGCTTTTCTTCAGACCATCTTATGCAGTCCTACTATTGAactaagaaaatgacaaaatatgCCCCTTAAGGCTACGTACTAAGTCTTCTTAATCAGCTTTACATTTTTAGTACCTAGCACAGTACCTAGTACagtgactcaataaatatttatttttgttactaaTCAGTAAAAACAGATGACTTTATGTAACTGAAGTTATCAGTTTGCTTAATTTTGTTTGGAAAAATACAACTTTATCACAATTATATAATACTGAAATTATGCATCATTTTTATCCATTATCTTCTAAGTTCTTTGAAGAGTAGAAACcatgtttcatatatatatatatatatatatatacattgatGTGAACTAACACTAACTAAATACAAAAAAGGttattgttccttctgtttttagttttttctaGCTATACATCTAAGGTCTCTCAGACTGGAATTATGAGTcttctacagactatttacttccTATCTGCTCAACTTttgcctcaaaaagaaaaatcagaccaAAGATACTATAATATCTGCTAATGTACCTTGGACTTTCAGCCACAACATATACTATAAGTCTATTATCTTTGATTCCTAAAAAGGCAGGGATGATAGATATATAATCTTACTTTCtgatcaaatatatatttgtttgaaaaataaataattaattatgaTGAAGAAAAACTCATCATACATCATCCCAAGTCCAGCATTTCTCATTAGCAGTGATACCAGTCTCTCTGTAATATTCTTCTAAAGGTGGTTCCAGAAGAATCACATCAAATTTGGGTGTCAGTTCTCTGATGTCAAAGGCTTCTATATCTGCTTGTAAGTACCTATTTGATCAAAGCATGAAGAGAGACTTTTAAATACTTTACAGATGGTAATGAAAGAAATTTCCTAAATATTACAAAGTAATCATAAGCTAATTACTGAATATAATCTTTTTATAGGAAGGCATCTTTCTTTAACATAGACAATAAACCATTTACCAATATTCTTTTCTAGGACATGGACATAAGCACACtagaaagtaaaataatattcTCCCATTTACTTCCGGACTATAAACTACTCATGTTTTTTCATTGAAACTCCATACTCAGATGTTAAGTCTTTGAACCCCTTTCCACCATCATCTCAATTTTTTAAGGAACATCACATTACTTTCTTCTCCATTGTTTAGTTGGGTTAGGAAATCTACTtgtctgtaggttttaaattccTCCCTCTCAAAAagtagttaaaaatttttttattggtttgtttaTTAGTAAAATTGTTTATATTAATATTCTTTTCTAACTACTTAATATCAATTACTACTAGCCTTTACTGAAAGGTTACTTCCATATGAGTATGAATATTTATAAACAGGATGAACAGAGCCTGTTAATatttttctccacatactcagaCTTTCTTGTGGTTCTTCTAATCACTAACAGTATACATTTTGGCAAACAGttaaatgtacaaaatattcAAAGCAAGCTAAATGTGAAATAGATCCTTTAATTTCAGAGACCTTATTCACATTTTTGAGGAAAACACTACTCTGTTTAGGGGAAAAGAATTCTGCTTGAATTTTCATATTCTAAAATGTTAAGAGTAGTGTCCCTGGATGCTGAGttatgattaatttttatttgctcattttccttcatctaagttttctaaactttcttcaataaataaattactttttgagaagaagttatttaaaaacattttaagaagctCAACAATACAGCAAACATGAATGATTTTCTAAGAAAAGAATACTTTAAGGCACTATAAGCAAATTatctagaaaactgaaaaaattaaatgagaatctACTACTGTGTACTCAGCACTGGAGTTTCAAACTAATACATTTTACTGTATGAAGAAATAGAGTGTTTAACTTTATAATAGTGCTGAATTTTTTTCAGAGAGGTTACAGGATTAAAGAGATTGATATTTTAAGCCTGATTTGGGAATAAAAgtaattgggaaaaaaaaaacacttacatAGGAGGAGTGTTAGATTTAGCTATTAACTCGTCTTTCAGCCTGATGAGCTCCCTCAGTTTAGGGTATTCTTCAAATCTGTCAGCCAGACCTAagggaaaaatagaaattatgaTTTCAATATAACTGAAGCTCATATCAATGAATTCAAAGGTTACAAGCCCTCTCAGGAAAACAAAACGTTACACTACCACCACTTTATTCTCACATCTTTTTAAGAAAAGTTAATTTTGAgtgtttttaaacatttcataCATATATTTCATACCTAATGACCCTTACCCTGTATACAGGCAGAAACTCAGATGTTCTGAAGTCCAATTCAAGTCAATATACCATttaatttctcatatttattaagtTAATCAGTTCATTGCATCAAGTTCACCCATTCTggtctcaggaaaagaaaaaacagttcCCTTTCTATcatactgttttctttctctagctAAAACAAATAGTTTTCCTGAAGAATCTAGtgattgttaatatttttatttatcttcttagTTATCTAAAGCAAAAGGAAATgagtatttcctttttattatgaattaggtatacaaagaaacaaagaatagtTAGAGGTGAGAGAAACATTGCTGATGATTTTAAATTAATTGGCTATGCCTTATAGACACAATCCCAGAACAAATTTAGTTAAGAAATAACAAGTCCTCTCACCTCACTCACTCTGATAATTTATCTAAATTACACTACCAATTTCAAGACAAGTTGCTTTCTCTAAGAAAATTTCCTATATTAATATTTACGGTCTTAAAGATCTCACAGCTCCACATTACTATAAatcaaatctgcatatttttttttttataatatgaaaataaaaattttttatttttaggcttAGGACCTTGAAAAACATCTACAAATCCCACAAAGGTTACTTAAAATCAGGAGACTCATGGTTCCCAtgttctcaaaaatattttgatcTTGAAGACTCAGGGGAGATTTTAGATAAAACAGCGTGATGCCTGTTTAACCAACTGCAGGGATAAGTAGGTCTGAATATCAAAGAGTACTAAAAGCTCTTATTTGATATTTTCCCTCATAAGAAACATAGCCATAACAATGTAAATTACATAAAcatcttaatttaaaaaccaaaagtACAAATATTAATAACTTCAATATTGAAGAGTAAAAGGCAAAGATTTTATTTATAGCACCTCAATGAGTCGTTATAAgtcaaattttcaaataaaacaagTTTGAAGAATTCATTTTAGTCAGGTTTCAATTACAGTAGAGTCAGCTCTCAATCATCTACAAAATAGAAGATTCAACTTTTTCTCAATCCATAATCAGTTCCCCAATACATTTTCTTTGCCTTGGAGAAGAGCAAGTGTCTTAAAAGCAGAAAAGTTCATATCAAAATATGGTTATAAAACTTAGTAACTTTTTTTGAAAGCCAGCTTTACtcaagtataattgatatacaaaaaactgacatatttaatgtaaataatttgatgagtttggacatatgcatACTCCTGTGGAAACATCACCATTCAGGGTAATAGACATACCATCACCTCTAGTTTCCTTGTGTTTCTCTGGTTGTGTGGTAACAACATGTTAGATAAGATATataccctcttaacaaatttttaaagtattgctGACTATAGTCAACAGTATTGCTGACTACTGGCACTATCTATACAGCAGATATCTAGAAACAATTTattttgcataactgaaactttgtaccaaTTGTACAATAACTCCCTATTTCCCCTCCCTTCAGCCTGTGATAACTCCTTTTCTCTGCTTACATGAATTTAACTATTTTAGGTACCTTGTGagaatgtatgtatttatattccaTATACTATTTTAGGTGCCTCTGTATTTgtcctgtgactggcttatttcacttagcattatcaTAACTTTTAATGCTATATCTAAATTTTGCTCAGGAAAACATTAAGATCAATTTCTACTTCAAGAGTAATGTCACTAACAAGCAACAAGAAGAAGTAAACTGGATTACGTCAAAGCTCAAGTTTTGTGTTGCCAAtgataccatcaagaaagtgaaaagacaacccatagaatggaagaaaatatttaccaatCATATATCTGATGAGACTTGAActgagaatggataaaaaactcttacaatgtaataataaaaagataaataaccaattaaaaaataagcaaagagtTTGGACATCTCTCCAAAACAGGTATTTACATGGTCAATAAGCATATGAAGGATGTTTAATACcattagtcactagggaaatacaaatcaaaactacaatgaaataacacttcatacccactaggatgactATAATCAAATTGACAGATAATAATAAGAGTCAAGGATGAGAAGAAACTGGGACCCTCatacattgttggtaggaatgtaaaatggcacagttgCTTTGAAAAACAGTTGTGCACTTCCTCaagaagttaaacatagaatcacatgacccagtaattccactcctaggtatatactcaagaaaaatgaaagcatatgtccacacaaaaactttacataaatattcacagaaGCATTGtttataacagccaaaaagtagaaacaatccaaatgaatgaacaaa
This sequence is a window from Manis pentadactyla isolate mManPen7 chromosome 5, mManPen7.hap1, whole genome shotgun sequence. Protein-coding genes within it:
- the METTL14 gene encoding N6-adenosine-methyltransferase non-catalytic subunit isoform X2, encoding MQQEEENLPYEEEIYKDSSTFLKGTQSLNPHNDYCQHFVDTGHRPQNFIRDVGLADRFEEYPKLRELIRLKDELIAKSNTPPMYLQADIEAFDIRELTPKFDVILLEPPLEEYYRETGITANEKCWTWDDIMKLEIDEIAAPRSFIFLWCGSGEGLDLGRVCLRKWGYRRCEDICWIKTNKNNPGKTKTLDPKAVFQRTKEHCLMGIKGTVKRSTDGDFIHANVDIDLIITEEPEIGNIEKPVEIFHIIEHFCLGRRRLHLFGRDSTIRPGWLTVGPTLTNSNYNAETYASYFSAPNSYLTGCTEEIERLRPKSPPPKSKSDRGGGAPRGGGRGGTSAGRGRERNRSNFRGERGSFRGGRGGTHRGGFPPR